The DNA window GGAACACagaaggaaggaggaagcAGTGTGGAATCACTTGAGTTAAGAGCCATTATCAGTCAAACACAACACAAGAATCATTGTACTATAACAATTTTGCCCACTCCATTAGCAAGCATCATCAGCTTTGCTTGCTTCCTTGCTCCTACCTCACCTTTCACCTGCTCCCCACATTTATTAAATTCGAATCGAAAGCTCCCCCCTTTTCCATtgatgagagagagaagccAAGAACAACCTAAAgcctagcagcagcagcaagaggaATTTAAGGCCATTAGAGAAAGATATTGAATTCTTTACCCACACACGCCGCATCCTAATCTCCTGCCGGAAGCAAGCAACCATGGCATCgggcctcctcctctttgcCTCTTCTTTATCTCGCCACTGCTAGCTGTTTGCTCTCTGCACATTAGCTGTCCACTGGCAACGCCCCGCCATCCATGGCGGTCCGCGTGGCCGTGTTCTAGGCGAGAAGCGACCGAGGAAGGCTACATCTTGAGGGGAGAATCAAGAACTGAAGTggaaggtggtggtgctggtggGGGGGAGCCAAGAATGGCGGCGCTGGCCGCCGCATTGGCCGGGCTGCTGCTTCTCGCGCccttgccggcgccggcgggagcCACCACCGACTCCTCCGATGGTAAGCCGCGGTCCATGATTCCGGGGGTTCTTGGTTTCTTGAAATGTTCAGGAGATCTCGTTTTTTTGGgtattttttgtatttgacTGATGCTTCGGTTGTTGCAGCTTCGGCGCTTGGGAATCTGTACTCCTCCTGGAACAGCCCGTCGCAGCTGGCCGGCTggtcggccgccggcggcggcgacccttGCGGTGCGGGGTGGCAGGGGGTGAcctgctccggcgccggcgtcaccGAAATGTAAAGATCCTGCGTCCTCCGATGTGACAGCAAAGCGTCGGCGTACTGTCTTGCATGGCTCTAGCGATTGATTGTTTGCTTGGTTGGTTGATGCGTCAAGCTTCGGGTTTTTGTTGGATTTGATGAGTTCTTCATTGACTGGCGTTTGATTCTTGCTGCATTCTAACTCTCTTCGAGCTGATAAAAGATGCATATTTGGGAGTCGAATCACAATGTCACAATCGTATtaaagaaaagggagaaatTAATCTCCTTTTTTTGGATCCATACTGTGGAATGTGACTGCTGTTTACATCGCACTTTCAACTTCACTACATTCATGTCAGTCCTGTTGATTGTGTCTCAACTCATACCAAGTTTGATTGGGAATTCAGTGGGAAAAAAGATCAATTTTGAAGATACACCATTCTtagttttgtttcattttatttacttttttcacTGTGGGAAGCTAAACACTgacttggttttttttttccactgtACAGTAGGCTTGCTGGGCTAGGGCTGGATGGTACTCTGGGATATGAACTCTCCAGTCTGTTCTCATTGAAAACACTGTGAGAGTTCAAAACTTGGTTATACTCTTCCTGTttatatgcattgttttgattCCCTGTTTCATTAATTCCAGAGATTTGAGCAACAACCACTTGCATGGTTCAATTCCTTACCAGCTGCCACCGAATCTCACGTATCTGTATGTTCCCCCACCTATTGTAATCTGTTACTAGCAATCAGTATTCGTGTTTCACTCTAATTGATAACACAGGAATCTGGCAAACAACAATTTGTCTGGCAACCTTCCATACTCTATATCCAACATGGTTTCATTAGAGTACCTGTAAGCTTCTGTCCATCACTACTTTGCTACATTTTGTGTGCACAAGTATAAATGAActaattgttaaattttactGATGATATGTGATGGTAATTAACCTTTCTATGCAGCAATATCAGTCACAACTCACTGTCTCAACAGATAGGCGATTTATTTGGAAGCCTCAATTCACTTTCAGAGCTGTAAGGCATCTATTTTATGTCTTGTGTAATTACGCATTTTGCTATTTACAGTGAAGAGATATTCTTCTGTAACATGACATGTATGACTTTTGGAAACTGTAtagtcaaattttattcttaaaatGTCCTATAATCAAATGAAATGCTTTCTCACCTCATGGTTCATAGAGAGAAGTTAGTCATAAGTTATAGAAATTCAGTAGCAGTTCATATTGAGAAGTTAGTTTTATAGAAATTCTGTAGCAATTATAGAAATGCTTTCTCATGAATTCAAATAATCATGTTGGGCATGAGAAGGAAGGACCATCCAGCATGATTatttgaattcaatttttttcaccatgtTACTATTCCATGAAATTGATGCCAGTGGATTGAATGCTTTGAATTTTTCCCTCAAATTAGTTATTACTGTTCCATaacttcagttttttttttgaggaacATTATCAGCCTGCATTTTTAGATGATGTCATCTGCCTAAATTATAGATATAcagttttatgaaaaattttgtttcaagactTCATTCTTGAGATTAGTACCAGGGAACATTATCAACTCCCTAGTGCAAGCTAAGCATCCCTTCCAATAGCTGATTAGAATGAATGTTGTAAAACTTGGTATATGTTTTAACATGCTGTTATACTCTTCGCATGTGTCTGATAATAAGATTTACCATTCAATTAATACTAAAACACGTGCTATTCCCTTGGTTTCATGAATCCATCTGATACTGTTTGTACTCCTTGGCAGAGATGTATCTTTCAACAAATTGACAGGGGATCTTCCCAATTCTCTTGGCTCTATGTCAAACCTTTCTAGTCTGTGAGTATCTTATAGTTTTCATGAAAAGCACAATTTAAACTCTTgtgtttaactttttagcaCTCGATATAAAATTCTAACCCAATTGCAGTTATATGCAAAACAATCAATTAACAGGTTCTGTTAACGTTCTTAGTGGTCTAAGCCTTACAACACTGTAAGTGAGTTTTTTAGACAATAAGTTGACTGTTGTTGTTTGCTTGCTTAATAACTGAGGTTTTCTCTCCTTCAAACAGAAACATTGCAAACAACAATTTCAGTGGCTGGATACCACAAGAATTCAGTTCAATCCCAGATCTGACGTATGTGGCAATGCTTTTCTTACTACCCTTTCTCTATGAAAATCATCTTTGACTTACTGTAGTGGTTTGATGCAATTACAATCATAGACTTGGAGGAAACTCATTCTCAAATGGACCTgctcccccaccaccaccttttATGCCACCACCCCCTAGAAGGCCACGTAGTCGGCCCAGTCATCCTCGGGGAAGTGGAGATGCTCCAGAAGGCTCAGTAAGCCCAGCTGGTCAAGGTGATAAGAAGCAAGGTCTTCACACAGGCACGCTCGTGGGGATAATTGCCGGCTCAACAGTTGCTGCCTTGTGTGCACTTCTTCTTTTGGTATTCTGCATTTGCAATGCTCGGAAAAGAAAGGATGACACCAGCAGCAATTCAAAAGATTTTGTAGGCCCGCTATCAGTAAACATAGAGAGAGGTACTACACTTGTTATTATGCTTTCATGATTTCttgttgcaatattttttccttgtatttaatattatatattcagTTAGATGAGAATGTCCTTAGTTGAAAGGATAACCATGCTTTCCCTATAAAAGAAGCTATCCTTGAATTTTGGTAGGTCTGGAAACAAACAGTATAGTTGTCAGTAATGACGGTATTTGAGATGTCATTTTTAGTATATCTCAAGTCTGGCATTGCATGCATAGAATAGTTTAAGATTCAAGGTATTGTGATTCATAATGGAACCTCCCAAGACAAGCCACACTAGTTGTATTTGCTGCCTTTGCATGCATAAGCTTGATATGAAGATCAATTTAGTTTAACGATTCactattctttttttattagggAAGACTTAAGTCTAGCAGCTAAAACTCAAAGTCTTGGATCATATGCACTCAATAGATCTAAATAGAATGGTCATTTTACGTTTGTTCTGAAAGTGCAACCAAAAGTGCGAACAACCGTGAAACCACCCAATTGCCCTCCTTTTATGTCATTAATTTACATTATTGAAATATAACGCTCATGCTTGCTATACGGATTTTCACCCTTTTTTTCCTGATTTGTAGCTTCTAGCAGGGAAATCCCAGAGCAAAGTCCTGAGAATACTTCTGTAGCCACCATGAAAATTTCCCCTGCTGAGAAAATGACTCCAGAGAGGATTTATGGCAAAACTGGTTCTATGAGAAAGACCAAGGTCCCAATCACTGCAACACCCTATACTGTTGCTTCCCTCCAAGTTGCCACTAACAGCTTCTGTCAAGATTCCCTTCTAGGAGAGGGTTCACTTGGTCGTGTTTACAAGGCAGATTTCCCCAATGGAAAGGTAAGATATGCATCTTAGATTAAACTATTGAATGAATGTTGCGCTGGGTGTGGACTCTAAAGTCTAAACCATAACCTTAATGGAATCAGCTGTGCAAAACTGATACAGCCAAACccccatgatttttttagcttgTTTACTCCTTCAGgcagtaaatataaaaatatgtgaaatTCTGCACCCTCCTATTTATTGTACCATGCTGTGCACTGCAACTGAGTTGTGTGCTGTGATTGCAGGTTCTTGCAGTTAAAAAGATAGATAGTTCAGCCCTTTCCTTGCAGGAAGAAGACAATTTCCTTGAGGCTGTATCGAGCATGTCACGACTAAGGCATCCAAACATTGTGCCACTTTCAGGGTACTGTGTTGAGCATGGGCAGAGGCTTCTTGTTTACGAGTACATTGGAAATGGAACACTGCATGATGTGCTGCACTACTCTGATGAGATGAGCAGGAGACTTACATGGAACATCCGTGTAAGGATAGCACTAGGGACTGCTCGGGCATTAGAGTAAGTTAAtagatcatttttttcactttattcTGATGTTTATAGCATCAGGAACACATCTAATGCCTTTCAAACCTTCCCCTAGGTACCTGCATGAGGTGTGCTTGCCATCTGTTGTgcatagaaactttaagtccTCAAACATCCTACTCGATGAAGAGCATAATCCACATTTATCTGACTGCGGGCTTGCTGCCTTAACACCCAACACAGAGAGACAGGTCAGTCATACCACCACACTTATAGAATGTCACGGTACCTTTTATCAGTAGCGGTAGcagtgtagtaaaatttagatctaaccatgtatttttataagtataataaatattttattcgaaactttggtaaaatatagttatcaatttatctattttaacatgatatatgacACACAAATTTACTgcaaagttatatattttagttttaattttattcttatagaatttctactacacataCTATTggtgtagtataataaaatcaaatctgATGGATCCAAAGCAATGGACGACCCATAATTATTCGAGGGcacctaaaaaaaaatcccactTCTAACGTTCTGATTGCTGGAGTTGTTCTAAGGTAGCCTTGTTTGGCTTCTATAGCTGTAGTTAATTAATGGATTAAATACGCTTGGTTTGTTGTTCCAGGTTTCGACCGAGGTGTTTGGTTCATTTGGATACAGTGCCCCAGAGTTTGCCATGTCAGGAATTTATACTGTAAAGAGTGATGTGTACAGTTTCGGAGTTGTGATGTTAGAGCTACTGACAGGGCGGAAACCACTAGACAGGTATGCCTCTAGCTTCTATTCTAATCTTGGTTCATTGCATTTTCTTAATTGAAAATGACCTTCTGATTGATACTACAGTTCTAGAGAGAGATCAGAACAATCGCTTGTTCGATGGGCTACTCCACAGCTTCATGATATTGATGCACTTGCTAAGATGGTGGATCCAGCGTTGAATGGAATGTACCCGGCTAAATCCCTCTCCCGATTTGCGGACATAATTGCTCTGTGTGTTCAGGTATGTTCATGCCTTTGTGTTGTGCTGGAGCTTCAGCTATTGATATGCATAGTTAGCAGTGAGCGTCACCTGGAGACCTTCGTGGAATCCAAAAAAGGATGCAACTTAAGCTTTCTTACTGAGTTTGCTAGGATTCTTGTAGTTTG is part of the Oryza brachyantha chromosome 2, ObraRS2, whole genome shotgun sequence genome and encodes:
- the LOC102711947 gene encoding protein STRUBBELIG-RECEPTOR FAMILY 8-like, yielding MAALAAALAGLLLLAPLPAPAGATTDSSDASALGNLYSSWNSPSQLAGWSAAGGGDPCGAGWQGVTCSGAGVTEIRLAGLGLDGTLGYELSSLFSLKTLDLSNNHLHGSIPYQLPPNLTYLNLANNNLSGNLPYSISNMVSLEYLNISHNSLSQQIGDLFGSLNSLSELDVSFNKLTGDLPNSLGSMSNLSSLYMQNNQLTGSVNVLSGLSLTTLNIANNNFSGWIPQEFSSIPDLTLGGNSFSNGPAPPPPPFMPPPPRRPRSRPSHPRGSGDAPEGSVSPAGQGDKKQGLHTGTLVGIIAGSTVAALCALLLLVFCICNARKRKDDTSSNSKDFVGPLSVNIERASSREIPEQSPENTSVATMKISPAEKMTPERIYGKTGSMRKTKVPITATPYTVASLQVATNSFCQDSLLGEGSLGRVYKADFPNGKVLAVKKIDSSALSLQEEDNFLEAVSSMSRLRHPNIVPLSGYCVEHGQRLLVYEYIGNGTLHDVLHYSDEMSRRLTWNIRVRIALGTARALEYLHEVCLPSVVHRNFKSSNILLDEEHNPHLSDCGLAALTPNTERQVSTEVFGSFGYSAPEFAMSGIYTVKSDVYSFGVVMLELLTGRKPLDSSRERSEQSLVRWATPQLHDIDALAKMVDPALNGMYPAKSLSRFADIIALCVQPEPEFRPPMSEVVQQLVRLMQRASIVRRQSGEELGFSYRAPPDREGDMRDLSF